CGCTTTGCTTTTTTGCAAAACCTGTTGACGCCATTTTTTATCATCAGGGTAATATAACTGGCGGAAAGCTTCCAGTGTTTGTTTTTTACTTTCTTTGTTGGCATACCCATAATGGAATCCGCGGTTTTCATTTATCATAATCCGCAGCGATTCAAGGCTCTTTCGCACTTTGATGTTATCAAAAGTACCAAATTCCCAGGCTATGGGTAAAACGGTTACTTTTTCTTCTGTACATCTTTGAAAAAGAAATTCAAATAAAGAACCGGAGATCTTATAGAAATCACCGCTGTCTTTATCTGCCGCTTCAATTTTTTCGGTGGGGTATAATTTTCGGAGTTGTTCCAAAACAGCCGGATTGGGATATTGATCCATGCCGATAAGATGCAACCGGCCCCGGTAACCATATCCGGTGTGTAAGTCGATTAAAACAAGCCTTTTGTGGCCTTTTGCAAACCGGCAGGTGATTTGTTCCATGATGGTTTTTTGCGGTTCAAAAGCTTTCCCTCCAAAGAAGATCCCTTTTTCGTGGTGATATTGTCCTTGTAAAATTGCCTGCCGGAATGTTTTGATTCCTTTTTTTTGAATTTGTCGCATCGTCTTTAGAAAAAACCGGAGGTTTTCGGCCGGTTTCTTTCGGTAAAGGCCGGATGGATTTAATAGTTCGTTGAGCTCGGCATACGCCTGGTTTTCGGTTTCAAAAAGTTTATCCGAAAGCGCAAAGTTTCGGTTTAAGTCAACATTTCGCGAAGTAACCCGCCTAAAATATTTTTGTCCGTAAGGGTTAACGCTATGAACAAAAAGAAAAGAAGAATGAGCAATTATTTTTTCATCGGGCAGAATAAATTCATTTAAAAACAGTTGCTGAATTGCCGATCCGGTGTAGGCTTCAATGCCGTGTACGCCGGAAGTAACCATCACCAGATTTTCAGCATGGTTTGTAGCCGGAAGGTAAATCAGGTCGATAAACAAACCCTCTTCGTTTTCACGATCGATGGCAAAAGAATCAGTAATGGCATTTGGATACTTTTCGCGTAACCGGGCTGCGCTGTTCAAAAAAGCTTTTCGCGATGTTTCGTATGTGTCGTTAAAGTAGTTCATTGTAGAGGGATTTTGATAAAGATGTATTTTGCTATGTCAGTTTTGACACGGCGTAAGCATAAGCTCCTTCGGCTACGGCTTCACTGGTTCCCAACCGGGTAATTCCTACAGCAATTTTTTTATGCGGATGGTAAATTTGTGTTTCCTCCGAATAAGGAACCTTAATCGTAATGGATTCGTCTTTCAAGAAAGCGGCTTTTTCTTTTTCGTCTTCCCAGTTAAAAGCATTTAATTCCATTCGCGGAACCAGTGTATTATCCTTTTTTATAAATGTGCTGTTCATCTGTTTGATGGTGGACGGAAGAAACAGCGGAAAAGCGCCGGAAAGTCCGCCGCCAATTACCACACAACCGTCAGTAAGACTCACGGCATTGGCCAGGGCATCGCCCAGCACCTGTCCGAATTTACTCCAGGCTTGTTGTGCTGCTTCGCGGTTACCGGGTTTTTGTCCGTTACCGATCTGAAAGATTTCGAACGGTTCGGGCGTTTCTTCAAAAGTT
The sequence above is drawn from the Candidatus Sulfidibacterium hydrothermale genome and encodes:
- a CDS encoding M14 family metallopeptidase; the protein is MNYFNDTYETSRKAFLNSAARLREKYPNAITDSFAIDRENEEGLFIDLIYLPATNHAENLVMVTSGVHGIEAYTGSAIQQLFLNEFILPDEKIIAHSSFLFVHSVNPYGQKYFRRVTSRNVDLNRNFALSDKLFETENQAYAELNELLNPSGLYRKKPAENLRFFLKTMRQIQKKGIKTFRQAILQGQYHHEKGIFFGGKAFEPQKTIMEQITCRFAKGHKRLVLIDLHTGYGYRGRLHLIGMDQYPNPAVLEQLRKLYPTEKIEAADKDSGDFYKISGSLFEFLFQRCTEEKVTVLPIAWEFGTFDNIKVRKSLESLRIMINENRGFHYGYANKESKKQTLEAFRQLYYPDDKKWRQQVLQKSKAVFDQLLHQLEKSNQ